DNA from Triticum aestivum cultivar Chinese Spring chromosome 7D, IWGSC CS RefSeq v2.1, whole genome shotgun sequence:
CTGTTTCTTCCCCTGCTGCGTTCTTTTTTTCCATTTCTTGCTTTACCCTGCAATCCATGCCTAGGCCGCCCCTGTTCTCGCCATGATTTTTCATGTTCCGCCCCCGTAGTCTCGCCGTGTGTTCGTCGCGGCATGCCAGCATCGTTCCTGTAGGGTCTCCAATCGCTCTTGGCAGGGTAGGGAAATTGGggtttctgtttgtttttttctagCGCTAAAACCCTCCCGGAAACCGCAGCGCAGGGGATCCGCCCGCCCGCTcgcccgtccgtccgtccgtccgtccaagAACGCCGTGTCCTGGCACGGCATCTTGCCTGCGCGGCGTACCAGTGGGTGGCTTCTTGTTCTTGTGAGGGTTTCAGCCAGGACGGCGTTGTTTCACAACGGGGACCAAACCAACACGTGTGTGTGGGGTGCCTTCTCTAGCGGCGCCCATGGATGGCTCTGTTCTTCAGACGTGTGCATGTATGGTAGCGAAATTTCCTGTGCACAAATCGTGTAGTTGGAGATGCTCTTGCTGGCATTAGACTTGTTGGAGTAAGTGACTGGGAGAAGGATGGGGATCCTCAAGTGTTTTCACTTTTCAGGCAGGCGTGTTTGATTGTTAGTAAATCTGCAAGTTTTTAATGCTTAGTGGAACATCATGCCCGGGGAGAACCTCTGATTCTCATGTTCGAGTTGCAAGAAATATATGTAAATGGTTCGGTCGAAAGCCGTGTTTCATTGCAAAATCAGGCAGTGTAGACCCACAAGGTGGGAAATGGGAATGGACAGCTTATGGGGCCCAATTGCTGGTTACTGAAATTGAATAGTGTTTAGCCATATTTGTGCTGTCATTAGATGTCCCTCTTTGTGTTTCCTGCGACTCCTCTTTTGGCAATTGTTGATTGTCTTCAGTTCAGCGTGTTAGTTTGTACAAACTTCTACAGCTAGGAAATAGGAACTAATATGTTGAGCTGTGTTTTTATTTCATCGATGAAATATAGGTAGGGACTCCCCTGCTGATTTCCTATAGGAAAAAAATGAGCTTCTGATCATGATTGATGATTGGCTTCATACCATCAAATTGCTGCCTTATCTTACAGTTTTATACAGTATATGACTGCACCTGCCAGAAAGCATGTTCTAGATTCTTCTCTTTGGAACCTACAAGGTGGGAAATGGGAATGGATTGCATATGGGGCCAATTTGTGCTGTCATTACATGTCCGTGTTTGTGTTTCCTCCGAATCCTCTTTTGGCAATTGCTGATTGTCTTCAGTTCAGCATGTTAGTATGTATGAACATCTACAGGTAGGAACTAGTAATATGTTAGCTGTATTTTTATTTCATCGGTGAAATATAGGTACGGACTCCCCTGCTGATTTCCTTAAGGGAAAAAAATGAGCTTCTGATCATGATTGATGATTGGCTTTATACCATCGCATTGTTGTCTTTATGTTACAGTTTTATACAATATATAACTGCACCTGCCAGAAGGCATGTTCTTAAAAAGCATGTTCTAGATTCCTCTCTTTGGATTTGAGTTAGTATTTAATCTCCTGACCCTTTTTCGTTCTGATTGTTTCATGGTATCAAAGAAAACCAATGAATTTGTGGATGGGGAAGGTACAGAGTAAGAATGTTCCAGCCTATGATGGAGCAATTTTTCTGTGCAACCACCTGACCAGGAAGGAGTGCTTTCACAGAAAGCTTTTTGGCCTTTCATCTAAATGTACTGAGTTTATACATAAAGTTAAATCTGGCGCGACACTATTCCTGTATGATGTTGAGCAGCGTAAGCTTCATGGGGTGTTTGAAGCAACTTCAGATGGAGCCATGAATATCATTCCTGATGCATATGCCTCATCAGGGTTTCAGTATCCTTGTCAGGTATGAGTATGTTCTACACATACCAAGCATAGTCATCCATTTCATTTATTTCAGGGTTTCTATGAAATTTCTCAGTGCCATGTCTTTGATAATCCATCTGGAACCTCTATCCTCCACTTGTTCCATATTTCACACTGATTCATATCTTACCGATGGTAAAAAGAAATTGTCAGCAAATTTCTGTATTGCTTGGAAATTTGCCCTTCCTGGCATATTATGGGAGACAGACTAATACTTTTCCTGCTATGTTCACTAAATACAGATACGCTTTAAGAGGATTTGGTTTTGCAAGCCTTTGATGGAAAGTGAATTTGAAGATGCAGTACAGGATAATTATTACTTCGCAAGAAACAAGTTTAATTACGGTTTGACACATCAACAGGTCTGTTTCAGAGTCTTCTGGTGTTATGTTAATTTATGTTAGCTACTGATCCCAGGGTGTTTCTTTGATACAGGTTGTAAAGCTTCTTCACTTGTTTTCTTCAAGGAACAGATTACAGCCTCGTCAAAATCCAAGGTTACAGGTTGAACCTCCAAGGGAGTCTGACATTTCTTCTGTGGTTAACCAAACTGATAACCACTCCGGTTCAAATAGTTCACATGGTTCATTGAAAAGCGCCTGTCAAACATGTACCTCCTCCAGTGTTGGGGAACATGCAGCATCGCCGAGTCACAAGTTATCTGAGCCTATGTCATTAAAGCACAGAGAGTTACAACTAGACATCTCTGATGTGGCTAAGTCCAACAGCTCAAGATCTTCCTTGCACACTGCAGCAAATACAGACGTTGTCACCGAACCTGGCACCCAAGAAGCAGTGGATGACAAGTTTACTGATGATTATATACCACTACAGCTGGAGGATGATACTTCAGACGGTGTTGATACTCTATTTGATTTGCTTGGAGATGAGAGCCACTCTTCAGAATCGAAAGGCAGTAGTGACTCTGAAGAGAACACAGCTTTCCACCAACCATGTGTCAGGAAGAAAGATGATTGCCATCAGCCCCTGGCAGATTCAAAGCTTCGCGCTGACATTGAAGGGCGAAAAAGCGTGTTTGCTCGGTTAATGGGAAGACCTGAATCTTTTGTTCAAAGACAGAAGTTCAAGACCAAACCATTCCCATCAAAGAATGCTAAGTCTTTCAGTTCCCCTAATCAGAGGAGAAAACGGCGGAGGGCACAGCAGAGCAAGTCCTTTCCATGTGATAATCGTGCAACGTTGTGTATGCCTTCAGCTCATAAGATGATAAAAGGTCCAGCATTGGACTATTCATTTGTCTGGGACGATGACAGAAGATCCAACAAGTTCTCTGGTGGAAAACCAAGCAACATTCAGAGAGTCCTGTGGAATGCATCTACTAAAGAACCTGATCGATATGGTGCATGCAAAAGGCTGTTTGTTTCTGAAGGCAGTAAAAAATTGATCGGGTCCTCTGACAGAATGTCAAATAAACCCCCACTGTTTGCTGAAGTACATGAGAGATGCAAAGTCACTGTTGAAGAAAAAACCAGGACCCCTTTCTTGGATTTTAAGCGGCATGCTAAGGATCTAAATGTTGAAGGAGGAGATCCAGATTATACGGCCGATGTTGAGGAAGCAGCAACGAAGAAGACACGGTTAGCAAGTGCATCTTACCATGGAGACGAGGATGAAAGTGAAACTGCATTGGTTCCAAAACAAACCAGACCTATGGACATGCTGACAGTATCAGATGAGAACTGCAAACTCAATAGCATCAGTTTGTTATCTAATGACACATGTACTCAGATGGCTGGAGCTTATCTCGAAACCGAAGTGCAACTGAAAGATGAACAGCAAAGAATCCAAGGCTGCCGTGAAGATGTTACAGGTGATACTGAGAACATGCCGACAGTATCAGATGAGAACTGTAAACTCGATAACATCAGTTTGTCATCTAATGACAACTGTACTCAGATGGCTGGAGCTTATCGCGAAACCAAAATGCAACTGCAAGATGAACAGCAAAGGAGCGAAGGCTATTGTGAAGATGTCACAGGTGAAAAATCATCGCTCGGAGATTCTGGAAATGCACAGCTGTTTCGCAAGCTCAGTTTTGGTGACATGCAGACCATTGTTGAAACTGGCATTGAGGTGGGTTTTGGCCATGTGGACACTGAAACGTCCCTCCAAGAGAAACAAAACCAAAGTGGTAGGAGCTGCTATGGAGTGGTTGATACAGATACAACGTTGATCATCGAAAATCCTGAAACCATGGAATCCTTGCCCAACCATGATGAGGATGGAACTTTTGAAATGGTGGCAACTGATCACCAGGACACCAGTACCCTCCCTCAGGGCAAAGATGGTGAAGCTACAAACCAACTGACAGACTCTGAAGATGATAAAGATAGTACCAACAACTTGTCGCCGAACAGACGTCGAAGCACTTCACCTCCTCGTGATCTTGAGTTGAGCAAAGAAGAGGAGATGCGATACCAAAGTTACGGAACAAAACATGGAGCAGCCCATGAAATCTCAGACTCCAGTGACTCATTTGCGATCTGCGCCGAGGGTTATGGAAGCCAGATTGGGATGTCAACTGACAGCACCTCTATTCATCTGGTCATCAACGAACTTGGAACAAACTCGGAGTCCAGGACAAGTTTCTTCGACGGCTCCTGTGACAAAGAATCAAATAAACACCCGCTGTTTGCTGAAGTACATGAGATCTGCAAAGTCACTGTTGAAGAAGAAATCAGGAGCCCTTTCTTGGACTTTACACGGTGTGCCAAGGATCCAAATGTTGAAGGAGGAGATCCTACTGCCGATGTTCAGGAAATAGCAACGAAGAAGATGCGGTTAGCAAGTGCATCTTACCATGGAGAGGAGTATGAAAGTGAAACTGCATTGGTTCCAAAAGACACCAAACCTATGGACATGCTGACAGTATCTGATGAGAACTGTAAACTCAAGAGCATCAGTCTGTCATCTAATGACACCAGTGCTCAGATGGCTGGAGCTTATCTCGAAACCGAAGTGCCACTGCACGATGAACAGAAAAGGATCCAAGACTGCTGTGAAGATGTTACAGGTGATACAGAGAACATGCCGACAGTGTCAGATGAGAACTGTAAACACACGAGCATCCGTTTGTCATCGAATAACACATGTACTCAGATGGACGGAGCTTATCTCGAAACCGAAGTGCAGCTGCAAGATGAACAGCAAAGGATCCAAAGCTACCGTGAAGCTTTTACCGGTGACACTGAGAAAAAGCTAACAGTATCAGATGAGAACTGTAAACTCAATATCATCAGTTTGTCATCTTATGACACCTGTACTCAGATGGCTGGAGCTTATGTTGAAACCGAAGTGCAACTGCAGGATGAACAGCAAAGGATCAAAGGCAGCTGTGAAGATGTCACAGGTGATAAATCATCGGTTCTCGGAGATTCGGGAGATGCACACCTGTTTCGCAGGCTCAATTTCGGTGACATGGAGACCATTGTTGAAACTGGCAGCAGGGTGGGTTTTGGCCATGTGGACACTGAAACATCCCTCAAAGAGAAACAAAACCAAAGTTCTAGGAGCTGCCATGGAGTGGTTAATACGGATACAACGTTGATCATCGAAAATCCTGAAACCATGGAATCCTTGCCCAGCCATGATGAGGATGGAACTTTGGAAACGGTGGCTACTGATCCTCAGGACACCGGCACCCTCCCTCAAGGCAAAGATGGTGAAGCTACGAACCCACTGACAGGCTCTGAAGATGATGAAAATACTACTTCCAACGCCCTGTCCCCGAACAGACGTCGAAGCAGTTCACCTCCTCATGATGTTGAGTTGAGCAAAGCAGAGGAGATGCAGTACCAAAGTTACCAAGCCAAACATATAGCAGCTGCCCATGAAATGTCGGACTCGACGGACTCATTTGTGGTCTGCGCCGAAGATTACGGAAGCAAGATTGGGATGTCAACTAACAGCACCTCTGTTCATCTGGTCATCAACGAACTTGGAACAAACACGGAGTCCATGACAAGTTTCTTCGACAGCTCTTGTGACAGAGAATCAAATAAACCCCTATTTGCTGAAGTACATGAGAGCTGCAAagtcattgttgaagaaga
Protein-coding regions in this window:
- the LOC123167692 gene encoding uncharacterized protein codes for the protein MNLWMGKVQSKNVPAYDGAIFLCNHLTRKECFHRKLFGLSSKCTEFIHKVKSGATLFLYDVEQRKLHGVFEATSDGAMNIIPDAYASSGFQYPCQIRFKRIWFCKPLMESEFEDAVQDNYYFARNKFNYGLTHQQVVKLLHLFSSRNRLQPRQNPRLQVEPPRESDISSVVNQTDNHSGSNSSHGSLKSACQTCTSSSVGEHAASPSHKLSEPMSLKHRELQLDISDVAKSNSSRSSLHTAANTDVVTEPGTQEAVDDKFTDDYIPLQLEDDTSDGVDTLFDLLGDESHSSESKGSSDSEENTAFHQPCVRKKDDCHQPLADSKLRADIEGRKSVFARLMGRPESFVQRQKFKTKPFPSKNAKSFSSPNQRRKRRRAQQSKSFPCDNRATLCMPSAHKMIKGPALDYSFVWDDDRRSNKFSGGKPSNIQRVLWNASTKEPDRYGACKRLFVSEGSKKLIGSSDRMSNKPPLFAEVHERCKVTVEEKTRTPFLDFKRHAKDLNVEGGDPDYTADVEEAATKKTRLASASYHGDEDESETALVPKQTRPMDMLTVSDENCKLNSISLLSNDTCTQMAGAYLETEVQLKDEQQRIQGCREDVTGDTENMPTVSDENCKLDNISLSSNDNCTQMAGAYRETKMQLQDEQQRSEGYCEDVTGEKSSLGDSGNAQLFRKLSFGDMQTIVETGIEVGFGHVDTETSLQEKQNQSGRSCYGVVDTDTTLIIENPETMESLPNHDEDGTFEMVATDHQDTSTLPQGKDGEATNQLTDSEDDKDSTNNLSPNRRRSTSPPRDLELSKEEEMRYQSYGTKHGAAHEISDSSDSFAICAEGYGSQIGMSTDSTSIHLVINELGTNSESRTSFFDGSCDKESNKHPLFAEVHEICKVTVEEEIRSPFLDFTRCAKDPNVEGGDPTADVQEIATKKMRLASASYHGEEYESETALVPKDTKPMDMLTVSDENCKLKSISLSSNDTSAQMAGAYLETEVPLHDEQKRIQDCCEDVTGDTENMPTVSDENCKHTSIRLSSNNTCTQMDGAYLETEVQLQDEQQRIQSYREAFTGDTEKKLTVSDENCKLNIISLSSYDTCTQMAGAYVETEVQLQDEQQRIKGSCEDVTGDKSSVLGDSGDAHLFRRLNFGDMETIVETGSRVGFGHVDTETSLKEKQNQSSRSCHGVVNTDTTLIIENPETMESLPSHDEDGTLETVATDPQDTGTLPQGKDGEATNPLTGSEDDENTTSNALSPNRRRSSSPPHDVELSKAEEMQYQSYQAKHIAAAHEMSDSTDSFVVCAEDYGSKIGMSTNSTSVHLVINELGTNTESMTSFFDSSCDRESNKPLFAEVHESCKVIVEEEISTPFLDFKRRAKDPNVEGGDSDYTADVQEAARKKTRLASASYHGEEYESETALVPNDTKPMDMLTVSDENCKLKSISLSSNDRCTQLAGAYLETKVQLQDEQQRIQGCCEDVAGNTENMLKVSDENCKLNSICLLSNDTYTEMPGAYLEAEEQRRIQGCCEDVTGDKSSILGDSGNANLFHRLGLGDMQAIVETGSEAGFGHVDTETSLQEKQNQSARSCSGGVNADKMLIVENSETMESSPSHDEDGTLEMVATDHQDTITLMILGIPQGKDGEAANPLTGSEDDEGTTSNTMSPNRRRSSSPPHDLELRKAEEMRCQSYQTKNVAAAHEMSDSTDSFTVCGKGYGSKSGVSTDSTSVHLVVNDFLGTNSGSRSSFFDGSSSEPAEMIMLSHDPGVEMEPH